CCTCCGAAGCCGGGCCGCTCTCCGTCGAACAGCCGGCCAGCGCTCCGCTGGCGACGACCGCCCCGCCGGACGCGAGGTACGCACGCCGTGTCAGTCCGCGGTCACCGTCGTTCTCTCTCATCGTGGTTTAGGGCGGCCTAATAGTACAAACCAGTTCCGAATTTTTGGCGCGCCTAAAGTATTTCCTGCCGTCGTCGAACGGCAAGAGACTCCACCCAGGACGCCGGACGACCCGCATGGACGACCACGAGGCTCCCGAGGACCAGGAGTTCGCGTTCGAGACGCAGGCCATCCACGCCGGGCAGGAACCGGACCCGCGGACCGGTGCGGTGATGACGCCCATCTACGCCAGCACGACCTTCGAGCAGGACGCCCCCGGCGAGGACCGTGGCTACGAGTACTCCCGGACGGGCAACCCGACGCGGGCCGCGCTCGAAGCCAACGTCGCCGCGCTGGAGGGCGGCGAGTACGGCCGCGCGTTCTCCTCCGGGATGGGCTCCATCAACACCGTGATGAACCTCCTCGAAGCGGGCGACCACGTCGTCACGGGCGACGACGTCTACGGCGGTACGCACCGCCTGTTCACGCAGGTGTACGACCAGTACGACGTCGAGTTCTCGTTCGTCGACACGACCGACCCGGACGCCGTCAGCGAGGCGATACGCCCCGAGACGGCGCTCGTCTGGACGGAAACGCCGACGAACCCGCTGATGCGCGTCGTCGACATCGAGGCTATCGCCGATATCGCACACGACGGCGACGCGCTCTGTGCGGTCGACAACACGTTCGCCACGCCGTACCTCCAGCGACCGCTCGAACACGGTGCCGACATCGTGAGCCACTCGCTGACGAAGTACCTCGGCGGCCACTCGGACGTGGTCGGCGGCGCGCTCGTCACGAACGACGGGACCATCGACGAGCGCATCGGCTTCTACCAGAACTCCGTCGGGGCGACGCCCGACCCGTTCGCCTGCTTCCTCGTCCTCCGCGGCACGAAGACGCTCCCCGTGCGGATGGACCGCCACTGCGAGAACGCCCGCGACCTCGCCTCGTGGCTCGACGGCCACCCCGACGTCGACGAGGTGTTCTACCCCGGTCTGGAGTCGCACCCACAGCACGACGTCGCGGCCCGGCAGATGGACGACTTCGGCGGGATGCTCTCGTTCGAACTCGACGGCACGCTGGAGGAGGCGTCGGCCCTCGTCAGTTCCACGGAGGTGTTCACGCTCGCGGAGTCCCTCGGCGGCGTCGAGAGCCTCGTCGAACAGCCAGCGCCGATGACCCACGGCGCGATTCCGAAGGAGGAACGCGAGGCAGCAGGGCTCACCGACGGCCTCATCCGGGTCAGCGTCGGCCTGGAGAGCGTCGACGACCTGCGTGACGACCTGGAGCAGGCCATCGACGGCGCGGTGAACTGAAGCCGTCCTCGAGTGCGCTCGACTGTCAGTCGGAACCGAACCACGCCTCCTGCTCACACCGACGGGTAACCGACCCGCTCTCGTTACCGAATGAGGAACCCTTACACTCGTCCCCTGTGATGACGACTCGTATGAAGAAGGTGGCGCTGGACGAGATTCGCAACGAGCCGAACCCGCTGCAGGTCCACGAGGTGCGCAAGCCCGTCTCGAAGGTGCTCGGGACGGAAGACTTCGCGATGAACTACTTCGAACTCGACGAGGGGGAGTCGTTCTCGGGGGGCCTGCACACCCACCACGACCAGGAGGAGGTGTTCTACATCCAGGAGGGGACCGCGACGTTCGAGATCCGCGACGAGGTGGACGACGAGACCACCGAGGTCGAGGTCGGACCCGACGCGGCTATCCGATTCGCCCCCGGCGAGTTCCAGCAGGGGAGCAACGAGGGTGACGGAGAGGTCGTCGGCCTCGCTCTCGGCGCACCCGGTGCGATGCACGACTGGGACGACATCGAGTCCATCGTCTACTGCCCGGAGTGCGGCGAGGAGACGGGCCACGACCTAGCGTTAGAGGACGGGCGGTTCGAGATGACCTGTGGCGAGTGCGGCTACGAACACGCCTGACTCGGTACTCGTTCACCAGCGGGCGTCTGGCGTCTCCCACTGGCCGCCGAGGAACTTCCGACCCTCGAACATTCGTCGCTATACAAGCAACACGTTTAGTCGGCCACACGGCCTCACTCGATGTATGTCGAGAGATAGCGACTCGGAAATGGACGCCCCGCCCTACATCTACGAGTGTGTCGACTGTGGGGAGCGAGAAGAGGCCGACCAGCAACCGGTCGCGTGCTCGGAGTGTGGCGGGGAGATGCGGAACCTCAGCAGGCCGAGCGAGCAGTAGTCCGGTCCGGAGATGCGCTCGACGACGTGGCTGCAACGGAGAGCGTGAGCGCCGCCGGCCGGTTCAGAACAGCGCTTCGCTCTCGTCGAGGACGCGGGCCGGGCCACCGACCTCCCAGACGCGCGTCGGGACCAACTCGGAGAGTTCGGACTCCACGCGGTCGACGTACTCCTCGGTGGTGTTGACGTACACCGACGCGCCGGTGTCAGTCGAGTAGTAGACCGGGACGCCGTCGTCGCGCATGTCGCGCACCGCGTTGAATATCTCGAGCGTCTCGGGCTGCCAGTACACCCACGCGGAGGGGCCGGTCATCGTCGTCGCCGCGAGCGACAGCGAGTCGTGTTCGGCGAGTTCGAACGCGTCGTCGAAGTCCGCCCGGTGGAGCGCGTCGCGCATCTCCGCTATCTGGTCGTGGATGTGCGCGAGTCGGGCCTCGAACATGTGGCTGTCGGCGGCCTCCTCGTGGGCCTGCTCGGTGTGTTTGAACGCCGGGACCTCACACGCGACGATGCGGAGGTCCTCCTCCAGGTCCGTCTCGATGCGCTCGGCGTAGCAGTCCTCGTCGTTCAGGCCGTCGTAGAGGATGGAGACCCCGCCGGTGACCGCTCGGGCGGCCGACGAGGAGCCGCGTCGGGCGACCGTCGACAGTTCCTCGGGGCTCAGGTCGAGGCCAGCGGCCTCACAGAGCGCGACGGCGGCGGCCGCGAACCCCGAGGAGGAGGAGCCGAAGCCGATGTTGGTCGGGAACGACGACTCGCTCTCGAAGCGGACGCGGTCGTCGATGCCCGCCAGGTCGCGGACGTGGTCGACGACGTGGTCGACGCGTTCGCGGCCTCGTCCCGTCACGTTCTCGCCGTCGATGACGACGCGGTCCTCGTCGAACGACGGGTCAAACTCGGCCGTCGTCGTCGTGTTCGAGGGTGCGGTGCAGACGCTGATGGAGTCGTGGTACGGGAGTCGCAGTTCCGGGTCGCGCATCCCGTGGTACTTCACGAGCCCCTGAATCGGGTGGGCACGTGCGGTCGCTTTCATACGCGACGGTCCGGGGGCCGGGTCTTTGCAGTTGCGTTGTCCGGTGGCTCGCCCCGGAGACGCGCCCTCACGACCACAACGGCCATACCGCTCCGCTCGTCAGGGCGACCATGACGCTGGTCCTGCCGGTCGTCCTGCTGTCCTCGGCGGCCGTCACGGCGCTGTTCGGGTGGGTCGTCTACCGGGGCGACCCGACGCTCGTCGCGGGCTACGACCCCGAACGGGTCACAGACGAGGCGGGACTCACGCGGTTCGTCGGTCGCGGGACGCTCCTCGTCGCCGCGCTGACGGCCGCGCTCGGCGTCCTGACGCTGTTCACGACGCCGGACCTGCTCACGGTCGGCGTCTATACGGGCGCGGTGCTCCTCGTCTCGGCGTGGCTGGTGGTCGGGACGAAGCGGTTCGAGAAGCGAGGCCCGTAGGTGGAGAAGCGGTACCCGGAGATTACGGCCAGGTGCCGCTCTGCTGGTAGGCGCGGACGACGCGTTCGATGGCGACGACGTAGGCGGCGGTGCGGAAGTTCGGCGTGCCCTTCTCCTCGTAGGCGTCGGTGAGCGCGTCGAACGCCTCGGTGATGACGCGTTCGAGTTCGTCGTTGACGCGCTTCTCCGTCCAGTAGAACCGCTGGCGGTTCTGGACCCACTCGAAGTACGAGACGGTGACGCCGCCCGCGTTGGCGAGGATGTCGGGCAGCACCTCGACGTCACGCTCGGTGAGGATGTCGTCCGCGTCGGGCGTGATGGGGCCGTTCGCCGCCTCGACGACGACGTCGGCCTGCACGTCCTCGGCCAGGTCGGCGTCGATGGCGTTCTCGAGCGCCGCGGGGATGAGCAGGTCGACGTCGAGTGTCAGCAGCTCCTCGTTGGTGAGTTCCTCGGCGGCCTGCGAGAACCCGGTGACGCTCCCCGTCTCGTCCTTGTAGTCCTTCGCGGCGGCGGCGGCGAACCCGTCCTCGTTGTAGATGGCCCCCGAGGAGTCGCTGGCGGCGACGACGGTGCCGCCGAGTTCGTCCTCGATGAGTCGCGCGGCGATGGAGCCGGCGTTCCCGTAGCCCTGCACCGCGACGGTGGCGTCCTCGATGTCCTTGTCGAGGTAGTCGAACGCCTCGCGGGCGGTGAGCATCACCGACCGACCCGTCGCCTCGACGCGACCCGCGGAGCCGCCGGAGTCGGGGGCCTTCCCGGTGATGACGCCCGGTGCGGTGGTGTTCTCCAGCGTCTCGTACGTGTCCTTGATCCAGTTCATCTCCCGCTGGCCGGTGTTGACGTCCGGTGCGGGGATGTCCTTGTCCTCGCCGATGAGGGGCCGGAGTTCGTCGGCGAACGCCCGGGTGAGGCGCTCTATCTCGCCGTCGGAGTAGTCGCGCGGGTCGACGACGATGCCGCCCTTCCCGCCGCCGTAGGGGATGTCGACGACGGCCGTCTTGTACACCATCCACCCCGAGAGCGCCTTCACCTCGTCGCGGCTGACACCGGGGTGGTAGCGGATGCCGCCCTTGTAGGGACCGCGGTCGCCGTTGAACTGCGAACGGAACGCCTTGAACACCTGTAGTTCACCGTCGTCCATCTCGACGGTGAGGTTGGTTTCGAGGATTCGCTCGGGGTGCTTCAGTCGTTCCAGAAGATCCGTCCGGACGTCGAGGAACTCGGCCGCGTCGTCGACCTGTTCCTGCAGACTCTCGAACGGGTTGGCCTCGCCAGACATAGCTTTCGAGTCGGTCACTCGGCGGTTAAGTATGTCGGAATTAATACCCGTGCTAGGACCTTATATTCGGGTGCAGAACGTTCCTACTGCCAGATAGCGGACGCTTCAGCGCACCCCCGCGCGGTCGAGGACGTTCTCGGCACGCGAGATGAGCGGGGCGTCGACCATCTCACCGTCGACGCGGAACACGCCCTCGCCGTCGTGGTCGTCGCGGGCGTCGAGGACGCGTCGTGCCCACGCGACCTGCTCCTCGCTCGGTGTGAACGCCTCGTTTATCACCGGGACCTGCGCGGGGTGGATGGCTATCTTCCCGTCGTAGCCGAGGTCACGGGCGAAGGTGGTCTCTTCGGCGAGTCGGTCGGTGTCGTCGATGTCGGTGAACACCGTGTCGATGGCGTCGACGCCCGCCGCACTGGCGGCGAGGACGACGTGCTCGCGGGCGTACAGCACCTCGGTTCCCTCCTCGGTTCGGTTCGCGCCGATGTCCGCCGAGAGGTCCTCCGCGCCGAAGGCGACCGCCGTCGTGGCGTCGGCGCTGGCGATGGCCTCCGCGTGGAGCACCCCGGCGGCCGTCTCGCAGAGCGCGAACACTGGTAACGACGCGTCGCGTTCCTCCAGCATCGCCGCGAGCGTCGCCACGTCCTCGGCGGACTCCGCCTTCGGGAGCATCACGGCGTCCAGACGCGCCTCGTCGTCGAGCACTGCCGCCAGGTCCGCGCTCGCCGCGTCCGTCGAGACGCGGACGCACACCTCGCAGTCGGGGTCGAACGAGGGGTCGGTCAGCACGCCGTGGACCGCCTCGCGACCCTCCTCCTTCTTCCCCGGTGCGACGGCGTCTTCGAGGTCGTAGACGACCACGTCGGCGCCCGTGCCGGGGGCTTTCCGCATCAGTTCCGGTCTGTCGCCGGGTGAGAACAGCACGCTCCGTCGAGCCATGTCGAACCCCTCGACGGTCGACGGCTTCAAACCCCTATATGTGTTGCCGCGCTCGCGCGGTCGCGCCACCATCGTAGCCCACGGAGGCAGGTGTGGGTCGCCGTACCACGAGACGAGGACAGTCCCATGTCACAGCGCCGCGACCCGACCGACCGGACATCGCCGCTCGCCCCGTCTCCTGCGCCGTCGACCGAGATAGCGCCGCCCGTACCGACCGGCGACGCAGAGCAGCGGGCGTCCCCGGCCGACGGAGCGGACCAGCGAGACGCCGATTCCCGTCTCGACGAGCCGTTCTGCCGGCGTATCGACCGCGAGGGCGGGACGACCCTCCACCTCGTCGGTGTCGTCCACGACCACCCCGCCAGCGTCGCTCGGGTCCGTCGCGTCGTCGCGGCGACGACGCCCGATGCCCTCGCACTCGAACTCCCCGACGGGTCGCTGCCGCTGTACCGTCAGTTCGCCGAGCGTGACGGCGACTCGCGACGTGGCGGCGAGATGAGCGCGGCCGTCGACGCCGCCCCCGACGCACGCGTGGTCGGTATCGACCCGCTCGACGCCCGGTTCGTCCGGTCGATGGCCGCGACGGTCGTTCGGGAGCGTCACGACCGCAGAACCGCGTGGAGTCTCGCGAAGCGGACGGTCGGCATCGCGCGGCGCATCGCTCACCACCGACTCGCGGCGGCCGGACTCCGCGACCGCTCGACGGTCGACGACCCGACGACGTACGGCTGTGAGGACGCGTCTCCCGACGAGCAGGCAGACCACGAATCGGAGCACGTCTCCCGGTGTTGCCTGTTCCGCGGGGTAACCGAACGGCCGCCCGCCGTCGAGATTACGACCGACGCCCGCGAGCGACGGATGGCGGAGCGACTCGACGCACTCGACGCCGAGACGGTCGTCGCCGTCGTCGGGTGGGGTCACCTCGACGCGCTGGTCAGGCGACTCGGTAGCGCTCGGTGACCGGCGCTCGTTCCACGGACGTCTCCCGAACACGGCACTCAGACGGTGCGACTGATGCGTATCTCGTCGTCGGTGATGGCCTCGACCGACGACTCGTCGATGGCGAACGTGTCGCCGTCGGCGTCCCCCAGGCCGAGTTTCGACCGGACCGTGTCCGTCATCCCCGGGTCGGGGTCGACGTGTGCGGTCCCGCCAGCCACCTCGACGACCCGGCCCACGACGTTGTCCTGGTCGTCGACGACACGCTTGCCCTCGTCCTCGTCGGTGAATCGTGCCGTCATCGAGACGACGCTTTTCGCGGGGGCTGGTTATAGTTACCTCCAGTCGGAGCGAGCGCGTCGTCTCGAACGCTGAGCCGGCACGGGGGTCGGGCCGGTCGTCGCTGGACGCGCGGACTTTTCACGCCACCCACCGACGACTCGCCCATGACCGGGCTGTACTACGAGGAGTTCGAGGTCGGCGAGACCATCGAGCACGAGCGACGGCGCACCGTCAGCGAGAGCGACAACCAGCGCTTCTGCGACATGACGATGAACCAGCAGCCGCTCCACCTCGACGAGCAGTTCGCGGGGGAGACGCAGTTCGGCGAGCGTCTCGTCAACGGGCTCTACACGATGAGCCTCGCCGTCGGCGTCTCCATCCCCGAGACCACCGACGGCACCATCGTCGCCAACCTCTCGTACGACGACGTCTCCCACCCGAATCCCGTGTTCCACGGCGACACCATCCGCGCGCAGTCCACCGTCACCGACAAGCGCGAGACCAGCGACGGCGACCGCGGCGTCGTCACGATGCACGTCGAGGCGTTCGCGGTCAATCGCGAGGACGACGACGGCGACGAACTGCTCGTCTGCGAGTTCGACCGGACCGCGCTGTCGCTCAAGAAGGAGAACGTCGAAGAGTAGCAGCCGAGGGAGCGTTCGAATCGAGCACCAGCGTCCGCGCGAGCGGAGCGAGCGCGGTTCACCGTGAGGCGCGCAAGCGCCGAGCGGCCCTTTTTCGTCCCATTGTGAGACGCTTCGCGTCTCACAGGCTCCCAGGAGCTTCACTCGCTGGGAGAGGGTTTTGCGAGGAGTGGTGCCCGCAGCGAGCGCGAAGCGCTCGCGAGGACACCCGACGAGTAAAACGGTGGGGGTTCTAGAGCGAGGCGATGGTCAGGACGTTGAGACCGGCCGCGAGCGCCCACGGCATCCCGAGTGCGACGGGGACCAGCGCCCCGAAGTCGTCCGGGACGAGGCGTCGACCGACGAGGGCGACGCCGACGCCGACGAGTTTCAGCGCCACCATGCCGACGATGTAGTACTCCGCGATGACCCACCGGGCGACGGGGTTGAGTTCCACCGCTCCCTGTTCGAGGCCGTACGCGGTGAGCAGGATGTCGGCGACGAGTGCGGCGATGGCGAACGCCCAGAGTCCGCGCTCGTGTCGCGCGGCGAACTGGAGCGTCCCTGACTGCGTGGTCGGTGGGGTCTCTGTCTGAAGTGACATGGGTCGAGATGCCCGGACGGGCTTGCACTGACGGACATCACCGACACGCATTGTTATCAGCGCCTTACGAGGAGAACACAGACCGTACTGTTCCGAGGAGTGTCCGCAAGCGAGAGGATAACCGGCAGTTCTGGTGACCGTGCACGAGTGACACGCGAGTGGCGTCGACAGGTCGCTCCAGCACTCGAACGACCGTTATCAGCGGACGAACCTTTCAGTACGGCACCCTTATCGGGAGCGATGGGTACGTTCCACGACCTCGACCGACGAGGACGGCGACTCGCGGGCCGGTCGCCGGACCCGGCGACGCTCGCCCGCCTCGCACTCGGCGCGATGGTGCTCCTCGCCGGGGTCCACAAACTGCTCGACCCCGAGGCGTGGGCCGTCTACGTGGTCGACTGGCTCGCTCCCTGGCTCGTCGTCTCGCCGGTCGTCTTCGTGCTCGTCAACGGGGTGCTGGAAGTCGGGTTCGGACTCGCGCTGCTCGCCGACCGCTACACCGCGTTCGCCAGCCTCGTCGCGGCGGTGTCGCTGACCGCGACGGTGGGGTACCTCCTCGTCGTCTGGGTGCTGTCGGGACGGTTCGGCGACGTGGTGGCGCGAGACGTCGGGCTGGCGGGACTGGCGTGGGCGGTGGTCGTCGAGGCGCTGCGCGAGTGAGTGGACGACGCAGGTAGGGTTCAATCGGCTCTCGCGGTCTCGGCCGACTCCGTCCGAAACGGGTCGCCGAGCGCACCCACCACGGCGACGACGGCGACTGCCCCGAACCCGAACAGCGTGAGTGCGACCAGCGGCGTCGTGCGGTCGGCGAGGCTCCCGCCGAGGAAGCGCGCGGTCATGAACGCGAGCGAGTACACCAGCGACGCGGCGCTCAGCGTCGTCGCCCGGCCGCGCGAGACGATGCGGTCGTTGAGTTCCGAGCTGGCGAGCGTCGAGGTGAGCGCGTCCACGCCGCGCGAGACGGCGAACGCGGGGAGCGCGACGGCCGGGACGACCGCCCCCAGCGCGAACGTCGCGGCGAGAAACAGCGGTCCGACGGCGAACCACCGGGCGACGCCCAGTCGTTCCGTGCGCTCGGCGGCCGCCGAGCCGACTGCGGCGACCAGCATCAGGACGCAGTAGAGCGGCCCCAGCGCGGCGGGGCGGAGTCCAGCGGCCGTGGCGACCGGCTGGACGAACACCTCCGCGGTCTCTGGGACGGCGCGGACGACGGCGACCACCAGCACGAACCGGCGGAGCGACCGCGACCCGGCGATGGTACCGAGGGCGTCGCGGGCTTCCGCGAGCGTGAATCGGTCGCTCTCGGCCGTCACGGCGGGCTCCGGGAGCGTCAGCACGACGAGGCCGGAGAGGAGGCTCGTCACCGCCGCCGCGACGAACGGCAGCGAGTGACCCACCTCGTAGAGGACGCCCCCGGCGAGCGCCGTGACGCCCGCGGTGACGAGATACGCGGAGAAGCCGCGCCCGCGAACGCGCGTGAAGGCGTCCGTGGCGTCGGCCTCCGCGAGCGAGTCGTAGAGCCAGGCGTCGGCGCTCCCGGTCCGGAACGTCGAGCCGACGCCCC
This region of Halomarina salina genomic DNA includes:
- a CDS encoding HpcH/HpaI aldolase/citrate lyase family protein, with the protein product MARRSVLFSPGDRPELMRKAPGTGADVVVYDLEDAVAPGKKEEGREAVHGVLTDPSFDPDCEVCVRVSTDAASADLAAVLDDEARLDAVMLPKAESAEDVATLAAMLEERDASLPVFALCETAAGVLHAEAIASADATTAVAFGAEDLSADIGANRTEEGTEVLYAREHVVLAASAAGVDAIDTVFTDIDDTDRLAEETTFARDLGYDGKIAIHPAQVPVINEAFTPSEEQVAWARRVLDARDDHDGEGVFRVDGEMVDAPLISRAENVLDRAGVR
- a CDS encoding cupin domain-containing protein, producing the protein MKKVALDEIRNEPNPLQVHEVRKPVSKVLGTEDFAMNYFELDEGESFSGGLHTHHDQEEVFYIQEGTATFEIRDEVDDETTEVEVGPDAAIRFAPGEFQQGSNEGDGEVVGLALGAPGAMHDWDDIESIVYCPECGEETGHDLALEDGRFEMTCGECGYEHA
- a CDS encoding DUF5658 family protein; translation: MSLQTETPPTTQSGTLQFAARHERGLWAFAIAALVADILLTAYGLEQGAVELNPVARWVIAEYYIVGMVALKLVGVGVALVGRRLVPDDFGALVPVALGMPWALAAGLNVLTIASL
- the mvaD gene encoding phosphomevalonate decarboxylase MvaD — translated: MKATARAHPIQGLVKYHGMRDPELRLPYHDSISVCTAPSNTTTTAEFDPSFDEDRVVIDGENVTGRGRERVDHVVDHVRDLAGIDDRVRFESESSFPTNIGFGSSSSGFAAAAVALCEAAGLDLSPEELSTVARRGSSSAARAVTGGVSILYDGLNDEDCYAERIETDLEEDLRIVACEVPAFKHTEQAHEEAADSHMFEARLAHIHDQIAEMRDALHRADFDDAFELAEHDSLSLAATTMTGPSAWVYWQPETLEIFNAVRDMRDDGVPVYYSTDTGASVYVNTTEEYVDRVESELSELVPTRVWEVGGPARVLDESEALF
- a CDS encoding MaoC family dehydratase is translated as MTGLYYEEFEVGETIEHERRRTVSESDNQRFCDMTMNQQPLHLDEQFAGETQFGERLVNGLYTMSLAVGVSIPETTDGTIVANLSYDDVSHPNPVFHGDTIRAQSTVTDKRETSDGDRGVVTMHVEAFAVNREDDDGDELLVCEFDRTALSLKKENVEE
- a CDS encoding DoxX family membrane protein, coding for MGTFHDLDRRGRRLAGRSPDPATLARLALGAMVLLAGVHKLLDPEAWAVYVVDWLAPWLVVSPVVFVLVNGVLEVGFGLALLADRYTAFASLVAAVSLTATVGYLLVVWVLSGRFGDVVARDVGLAGLAWAVVVEALRE
- a CDS encoding cystathionine gamma-synthase — encoded protein: MDDHEAPEDQEFAFETQAIHAGQEPDPRTGAVMTPIYASTTFEQDAPGEDRGYEYSRTGNPTRAALEANVAALEGGEYGRAFSSGMGSINTVMNLLEAGDHVVTGDDVYGGTHRLFTQVYDQYDVEFSFVDTTDPDAVSEAIRPETALVWTETPTNPLMRVVDIEAIADIAHDGDALCAVDNTFATPYLQRPLEHGADIVSHSLTKYLGGHSDVVGGALVTNDGTIDERIGFYQNSVGATPDPFACFLVLRGTKTLPVRMDRHCENARDLASWLDGHPDVDEVFYPGLESHPQHDVAARQMDDFGGMLSFELDGTLEEASALVSSTEVFTLAESLGGVESLVEQPAPMTHGAIPKEEREAAGLTDGLIRVSVGLESVDDLRDDLEQAIDGAVN
- a CDS encoding rubrerythrin-like domain-containing protein, whose protein sequence is MSRDSDSEMDAPPYIYECVDCGEREEADQQPVACSECGGEMRNLSRPSEQ
- a CDS encoding PRC-barrel domain containing protein, with protein sequence MTARFTDEDEGKRVVDDQDNVVGRVVEVAGGTAHVDPDPGMTDTVRSKLGLGDADGDTFAIDESSVEAITDDEIRISRTV
- a CDS encoding MFS transporter, translated to MSSLRRLVGRFYAYRALSASGFVMPVLTLYLLAQDVSLAGVGLAGGAFFAGTLLAEIPTGYVGDRVGRRNSLLLGSLVVATAHAGFALSSSLPAFVASWGLWGVGSTFRTGSADAWLYDSLAEADATDAFTRVRGRGFSAYLVTAGVTALAGGVLYEVGHSLPFVAAAVTSLLSGLVVLTLPEPAVTAESDRFTLAEARDALGTIAGSRSLRRFVLVVAVVRAVPETAEVFVQPVATAAGLRPAALGPLYCVLMLVAAVGSAAAERTERLGVARWFAVGPLFLAATFALGAVVPAVALPAFAVSRGVDALTSTLASSELNDRIVSRGRATTLSAASLVYSLAFMTARFLGGSLADRTTPLVALTLFGFGAVAVVAVVGALGDPFRTESAETARAD
- a CDS encoding DUF3784 domain-containing protein, with product MTLVLPVVLLSSAAVTALFGWVVYRGDPTLVAGYDPERVTDEAGLTRFVGRGTLLVAALTAALGVLTLFTTPDLLTVGVYTGAVLLVSAWLVVGTKRFEKRGP
- a CDS encoding Glu/Leu/Phe/Val family dehydrogenase, whose amino-acid sequence is MSGEANPFESLQEQVDDAAEFLDVRTDLLERLKHPERILETNLTVEMDDGELQVFKAFRSQFNGDRGPYKGGIRYHPGVSRDEVKALSGWMVYKTAVVDIPYGGGKGGIVVDPRDYSDGEIERLTRAFADELRPLIGEDKDIPAPDVNTGQREMNWIKDTYETLENTTAPGVITGKAPDSGGSAGRVEATGRSVMLTAREAFDYLDKDIEDATVAVQGYGNAGSIAARLIEDELGGTVVAASDSSGAIYNEDGFAAAAAKDYKDETGSVTGFSQAAEELTNEELLTLDVDLLIPAALENAIDADLAEDVQADVVVEAANGPITPDADDILTERDVEVLPDILANAGGVTVSYFEWVQNRQRFYWTEKRVNDELERVITEAFDALTDAYEEKGTPNFRTAAYVVAIERVVRAYQQSGTWP